One stretch of Roseimicrobium sp. ORNL1 DNA includes these proteins:
- a CDS encoding DUF4105 domain-containing protein has product MSTVQETPPAATPATKSRSTSWLSKPFRWAYTTVAFFIGLLYILWPTLALYYTTVPWNWARASLALAYLAFGIWALWIRRTFKSRAVLAVLFLGVLAWFISIRPSNDRIWRTDVAVVPRVIVNGDSVRFTGFRNFDYKSLEDFTVKYEEREVFLSHLTSVDLFISYWVEGPVGHTFLTFNFDNSPPVCISIETRPEEHESYDPIASMFKKYELIYVVGDERDLVRVRSNFRKEDVFLYKIRIPAAGARALFKVYIDRINELANKPEFYHLLSNSCTINIVRYANAAGREGGFHIGHLLNGLFDRYLFEAGFIDTNLPFPRLRARAHINARAQEANSAPDFSTRIRTLPPPEKE; this is encoded by the coding sequence ATGTCTACTGTGCAAGAGACCCCACCTGCCGCCACTCCCGCCACCAAAAGCCGCTCCACCTCGTGGCTCAGCAAGCCCTTCCGCTGGGCGTACACGACCGTGGCCTTCTTCATCGGCCTTCTGTATATTTTGTGGCCCACCCTTGCCCTGTACTACACGACCGTGCCGTGGAATTGGGCGCGGGCGTCTCTGGCGCTGGCGTACCTGGCCTTTGGCATCTGGGCCCTGTGGATACGCCGCACCTTCAAGTCACGCGCGGTGCTGGCAGTGCTCTTCCTGGGAGTGCTGGCCTGGTTCATCTCCATCCGCCCTTCCAATGACCGCATCTGGAGAACCGATGTCGCCGTGGTGCCTCGTGTGATCGTCAATGGCGACTCCGTGCGCTTCACCGGCTTCCGCAACTTCGACTACAAGAGCCTGGAGGATTTCACCGTGAAGTATGAAGAGCGCGAAGTCTTTCTCTCGCACCTGACCTCAGTCGACCTCTTCATTTCCTACTGGGTGGAGGGCCCGGTGGGACACACCTTTCTGACCTTTAACTTCGACAACTCGCCACCGGTCTGCATCTCCATCGAGACCCGGCCAGAGGAACATGAAAGCTATGACCCCATCGCTTCCATGTTCAAGAAGTATGAGTTGATCTACGTGGTCGGCGATGAGCGTGACCTGGTGCGGGTTCGTTCAAACTTCCGCAAGGAGGATGTTTTCCTCTACAAAATACGCATTCCTGCAGCAGGGGCCCGGGCGCTGTTCAAGGTCTACATCGACCGCATCAATGAACTGGCCAACAAGCCCGAGTTCTACCATCTCCTGAGCAACAGTTGCACCATCAACATCGTGCGCTACGCCAATGCCGCCGGCAGGGAAGGCGGGTTCCACATCGGCCACCTGCTCAATGGGCTTTTTGATCGATACCTCTTCGAGGCCGGGTTCATCGATACCAACCTGCCCTTCCCCCGCCTGCGTGCGCGTGCCCACATCAACGCGCGAGCACAGGAAGCCAATAGCGCGCCGGACTTCTCCACGCGCATCCGCACCCTGCCCCCTCCTGAGAAGGAGTGA
- a CDS encoding PLP-dependent transferase yields MSTRNLLTDPLCKPEDLGSAVPPTPYGISVCLPLWEHVIDYEEGDQRVVEKFKSGYPRFFVPPAIAAVFEAAEKEHAKPGERALVFPRRVHAERCAEFIEKHNAGPARVAEFGEESFGVTLFPETSYKTARLFWRFCGEVLSIRQSEAALGTEHHEYTEKEGHIATERIKQRLADITGQSKEDIFLFPSGMAANYAVHRMLSSILPNRKTVQLDFPYVDVLKLQERFGAGAHFLPFADDGDYEKLRTIIKSEPLAGIFAELPSNPLLKCVDLRKVTEMLFLEEKDVPIIVDDTVGANVNVDAFLIADVVTTSLTKSFSGVGDVLAGSVIINSESPWHEEFAAFLREHADHELWRGDAIALEQNSRDYVERMRTVSKNSVALYEFLAEHPAVEKVYHSIADDSGLYDHLQKVDGGHGCLLSFVLKDRDSAQRVYDAMQFSKGPSLGTNFTLVCPYTLLAHYDELDWAARCGVDRTLLRVSVGLEPTEIILERMKQALEA; encoded by the coding sequence GTGAGCACGCGAAACCTCCTGACCGACCCCCTCTGCAAGCCTGAAGACCTCGGCTCTGCTGTACCTCCCACACCGTACGGCATCTCGGTGTGCCTGCCGCTCTGGGAGCATGTCATCGATTATGAAGAAGGCGACCAGCGCGTGGTGGAGAAGTTCAAGAGCGGCTACCCCCGCTTCTTCGTGCCGCCCGCCATCGCCGCCGTCTTTGAAGCTGCGGAAAAGGAGCACGCCAAGCCCGGCGAGCGCGCCTTGGTCTTCCCCCGCCGCGTCCATGCCGAGCGCTGCGCCGAGTTCATTGAGAAACACAACGCCGGTCCCGCACGCGTTGCCGAGTTCGGCGAAGAATCGTTCGGCGTCACTCTCTTCCCCGAGACCTCTTACAAGACCGCCCGCCTCTTCTGGCGCTTCTGCGGTGAAGTCCTCAGCATCCGCCAGAGCGAAGCCGCCCTCGGCACGGAGCATCACGAGTATACGGAGAAGGAAGGCCACATCGCCACCGAGCGCATCAAGCAGCGCCTCGCAGACATCACCGGCCAAAGTAAGGAGGACATCTTCCTCTTCCCCTCCGGCATGGCGGCGAACTACGCCGTGCACCGCATGCTCTCCAGCATCCTGCCGAATCGCAAGACCGTGCAGCTCGACTTCCCCTATGTGGATGTGCTGAAGCTGCAGGAGCGTTTCGGCGCCGGCGCGCATTTCCTGCCATTCGCAGACGATGGCGACTACGAGAAGCTGCGCACCATCATCAAGAGTGAACCACTCGCCGGCATCTTCGCCGAGCTGCCCAGCAATCCCCTGCTGAAGTGCGTGGATCTGCGCAAGGTCACCGAGATGCTCTTCCTCGAAGAGAAGGACGTTCCCATCATCGTGGATGACACCGTCGGCGCGAATGTGAACGTGGATGCCTTCCTCATCGCGGACGTCGTCACCACCAGCCTCACCAAGTCCTTCTCCGGCGTGGGCGATGTCCTTGCGGGCAGCGTCATCATCAACAGCGAATCCCCCTGGCACGAGGAATTCGCCGCCTTCCTGCGCGAGCATGCCGACCACGAACTCTGGCGCGGTGATGCCATCGCCCTCGAGCAGAACTCCCGCGACTACGTGGAGCGCATGAGGACCGTCAGCAAGAACAGCGTGGCCCTCTACGAATTCCTCGCCGAGCATCCCGCCGTGGAGAAGGTGTATCACTCCATCGCAGATGATAGTGGTTTGTATGATCACCTGCAGAAGGTGGATGGCGGCCACGGCTGCCTCCTCTCCTTTGTCCTAAAGGACCGCGACAGCGCCCAGCGCGTGTATGACGCCATGCAGTTCAGCAAGGGGCCCAGCCTCGGCACGAACTTCACCCTCGTGTGCCCCTACACCCTGCTCGCCCACTACGACGAGCTCGACTGGGCTGCCCGCTGTGGCGTGGACCGCACCCTGCTCCGCGTTTCCGTGGGCCTCGAACCCACCGAGATCATCCTCGAGCGCATGAAGCAGGCGCTGGAGGCGTAA
- a CDS encoding BlaI/MecI/CopY family transcriptional regulator yields MPRPPKVRHPSRPEPTEAELPLLRVLWKLGSATVRQVWEDLGAKGSYTTVLKQFQVMHEKGLVTRDESDRTHLYQAAMPEERVQRSLVSRLLQQAFEGSAAQLVLGALSTKKVSAQERAEIRQLLDNLDAEDSAKPTTKPKKP; encoded by the coding sequence ATGCCACGCCCTCCCAAAGTCCGACACCCCTCCCGCCCTGAACCCACGGAAGCGGAACTGCCCCTGCTGCGTGTCCTTTGGAAACTCGGCTCTGCCACTGTGCGCCAGGTGTGGGAGGACCTTGGCGCGAAAGGCAGCTACACCACCGTGCTGAAGCAGTTCCAGGTGATGCATGAGAAAGGGCTCGTGACCCGTGACGAGTCCGACCGCACCCACCTCTACCAGGCCGCCATGCCGGAGGAGCGCGTGCAGCGCAGCCTCGTGAGCCGCCTCCTGCAGCAAGCCTTCGAAGGCTCCGCCGCCCAACTCGTTCTCGGTGCCCTCTCCACCAAGAAAGTGTCCGCCCAAGAGCGCGCCGAGATCCGCCAACTCCTCGATAACCTCGACGCCGAGGACAGCGCCAAGCCCACCACCAAACCCAAGAAGCCATGA
- a CDS encoding alpha/beta fold hydrolase — protein sequence MKRPPCLAAAFAFAVPASLALLLPSCSLLGLRQQVESLEAQGGIAIQVTPPPKGPAPTYALAWRMEGDKRKDSAGFQEVREDGLAAFHLRLGQVYRVGAFTDENKNQKYDAGEPLGFLKDVSPRPLSDGVATAKILPVTLTRTHGLPKGTVIERPKENLELGGKMNVALGDVASLREARFAPDTGGSGLWRPLDFLTTNTLGIYFTEPFDPKRIPVVFVYGIGGSPQDWDYFIKNFDRSKYQLWFYHYPSGMRLSRVSNVLAEGLRALKHRYGFPKAYVVAHSMGGLVARPAITEAVAEEGVDFIPEFVSISTPWGGHKAAEAGIRHLKKPVPSWIDVAPGSDYLVKMYNTPLPKGTTHHLIYGSIKGGPFYLRGENDGVVTVESETDLRVKKAAKSWRHFIHGHVDILNEAETLKLVESELDGKG from the coding sequence ATGAAACGTCCACCGTGCCTGGCTGCCGCCTTCGCCTTTGCTGTCCCTGCCTCCCTGGCATTGCTACTCCCCTCCTGTTCCCTGCTCGGCCTGCGCCAGCAGGTGGAGAGTCTTGAAGCTCAGGGCGGTATCGCAATTCAAGTCACCCCTCCTCCCAAAGGGCCAGCGCCCACCTATGCGCTCGCCTGGCGCATGGAGGGGGACAAGCGCAAGGACTCCGCCGGATTTCAGGAAGTCCGGGAGGACGGGCTCGCCGCCTTTCACTTGAGGCTCGGCCAGGTGTACCGCGTGGGTGCCTTCACGGATGAAAACAAGAATCAGAAATACGACGCCGGTGAGCCCCTCGGCTTCTTGAAGGACGTCTCCCCCCGGCCTCTTTCTGATGGTGTCGCCACGGCGAAGATCCTCCCCGTCACCCTGACCCGCACCCACGGTCTGCCCAAGGGCACGGTGATTGAGCGACCGAAGGAAAATCTCGAACTGGGCGGCAAGATGAATGTCGCCCTTGGCGATGTCGCTTCCTTGCGTGAGGCACGCTTCGCCCCGGACACCGGCGGCAGCGGGCTCTGGCGCCCCCTGGATTTCCTGACCACCAACACCCTCGGCATCTACTTCACCGAGCCCTTTGATCCAAAGCGCATCCCGGTCGTGTTTGTCTACGGCATCGGCGGCAGCCCCCAGGACTGGGACTACTTCATCAAGAACTTCGACCGCTCCAAGTACCAGCTCTGGTTCTACCACTACCCCAGCGGCATGCGCCTGAGCCGCGTCTCCAATGTGCTGGCTGAAGGCCTGCGCGCCCTGAAACACCGTTACGGTTTTCCAAAGGCCTACGTGGTGGCCCACAGCATGGGCGGCCTCGTCGCACGTCCCGCCATCACCGAAGCGGTGGCGGAGGAAGGCGTGGACTTCATTCCTGAGTTCGTCAGCATCTCCACACCCTGGGGAGGACACAAGGCCGCCGAGGCCGGCATCCGCCACCTGAAAAAGCCCGTGCCTTCCTGGATCGATGTCGCGCCCGGCAGCGACTACCTCGTGAAGATGTACAACACGCCCCTGCCCAAGGGCACCACACACCACCTCATCTACGGCTCCATCAAGGGCGGTCCCTTCTACCTCCGGGGTGAAAACGACGGCGTCGTCACCGTGGAAAGCGAAACAGATCTCCGCGTGAAGAAGGCTGCCAAGTCCTGGAGACACTTCATCCATGGGCACGTGGACATCCTGAACGAGGCAGAGACGCTGAAACTCGTGGAGTCCGAACTGGATGGGAAGGGCTGA
- a CDS encoding CoA-binding protein: MMTTGTQAKPQSPERVVVLGASPNEERYANKAMKMLLEYGHQPIPVNPGFEEILGIKCYKSIAEVPGPVDTVTLYLGEARSEPLIADILATKPRRIIFNPGAENAHLAQEAKAIGIEPVEACTLVLLRTGQY; encoded by the coding sequence ATGATGACCACTGGAACCCAAGCCAAGCCGCAGTCCCCGGAGCGCGTCGTCGTCCTCGGGGCGTCACCGAACGAAGAGCGCTATGCCAACAAGGCGATGAAGATGCTGCTGGAGTATGGGCACCAGCCGATTCCGGTGAATCCCGGCTTCGAGGAGATCCTTGGCATCAAGTGCTACAAGTCGATCGCGGAGGTGCCCGGGCCGGTGGATACGGTAACCCTGTACCTGGGCGAGGCGCGCTCGGAGCCGCTGATTGCGGACATCCTCGCGACGAAGCCGCGGCGCATCATCTTCAACCCCGGCGCGGAGAATGCGCACCTCGCGCAGGAAGCGAAGGCCATCGGCATCGAGCCGGTGGAGGCGTGTACGCTGGTGCTGCTGCGGACGGGGCAGTATTGA